AGTCTGTGTATGTGATGGTGTGGTTACTGTCTTTATCTGAGCAGTAGAGGTACTCACACAAAGATAATTTAGCATAGTTGTGgcctgtttcattttaaactgatgtcaaTTTGACTATTTAATTATTGAATCCCAAGAATTGGTGTGCTTTAGTGTTTCCTCTATGATTACATGAATGGGCGGTGCCaagctgctataggctgaataggtggataaatgtaaatgtattgtttgtttttttaaatcacaaaaacaataaatttaaaatacattatagAACTTTAACAAGGTTTATATTCTAAATCAGACTCTAAATCTTAAATACTGTATCAGACTCGTGACTCCAACTTGTCTGAAtggcaagagagaaaaaaagagaaaaacgtTCAGCTTTTGAGATTTGTAATAAAGACTTTAAAGGTCTAAATGAAAATTGTAGCCATGAAAAAGTatgtggggtttttttggaaactgagtaaaagttttttactttactttaacattactaataattttaatatttaaaacatttggaaaaaaaacaatttattaaaatgacacTAAGTATAGCATAGAATGTAGAgttattcaaatattttgctTAGTTTTGCCtttttagggatgcactgaattTGAAATTTGTTAGCTGATGTAGAAATACGATGTTggtaatacataaacatttaaaaactgggACTAAATCTTACTTGCATGATCATCGCAAAGAAACggatcattcattcatttagtttAACAAATGCAtccaaataattaaaacaaaattttaGCATATTAGCCTATTATCACCTAAACATTATGCTCTTTCATAATATgataaatacattattaaatatatgtttgagATATTAAATTTCAAATCAATACATCTGCGGGGTGGCAATGGTTTTGTAACAAATATCTGACAAAATGATTTCAGATGTCATCATGCATCCCTagatttttaaatacatatacTATAATAGCAATATAAGAATGTTAATAAGACAGATGAACTTTCTACAGAATTGCTGTTTGCAAGCAGTGCTGAAGAGCCATAGccctgtttcattttttcccttctGAGTCATCAGCTAACCTTCACATCAGTCATGTACATTAGAAAATAACAACTacaaataatgtgatttttaatGTAGGGCTAAATTTCTATGGCAGTCCAAATGATTAGTTTGCTGTTACTGTAGGAAACTCTGATTAGGTTCACTGTTGAATGTTGATCTGCTGCAATCAGGCCTCAAAAATGAAGTGACATTATGTCCAACTAGGAAGTCAAACTGCAGTCTATCATCTGAGAATGATtacagagggagaaaagagggagggaaTGGGAACGGGAACGTGCAGGGGAATGTTTTTCATTACACCCTCAGTGATATTAGCTTGCACGGCAAAGAGCAGAAGAGGAAGAGATGGcgggagagagaaatgaggatggaaatgagtgtgagacagttctgagagagagagaggaagactgtctgactgtctgatcTGCTCGCCAAGTCGAGACAGATTGGGGGGGAGCTGCAGCTGAAAAACAGTGAGGAAAAAGCAAGAGACCAGATGACGAGAAGACTGTGTGGTCCTCAATGGCTTTAAGCTCGAATAAACAAATCTCCACCGGGGTACTAAATCTCTAACACATGCTACatgtctgctttctctctcaatcCATCTCCATCCTGAGAAAGTCATGCCTGAGGTCTAAGATCAGGATGAGGTGATTTGGGCTTTCCATGAATGACTAATCAACATTTTTTGAGCCGTAAACAGGCATGGTGAAGCTATGCTGAAAACCATTTCCAGAACAGTTACATAAAATCTCATTAAGgtcttaaaatataataatgaataacatGATGTCAGCGCAGTAATTAATGCTGTAGCTTGTAGGTTTACCATGATGTTAGTTAAAGCCAGTTTCATGAGTGAGATATGGCTGATCTCTACTTTTTCGACTAATCAGTCCCTTCATCTCCAACTGATTGTAACAGCTGTATCCCTTTCATTAGGGAGAAGCTTGTCAGAGATCGCCTCCCAGACGAATCCTCAGTCCTCAGTTAAGAGGTCAGCACTGCAGCAGAGGCCACCTCAGTCCTCCTCAGGCCATGAGGGTCCACATAGAGGAGGATATCTCCCCATCCGtccccaaaacaaacacagagtgGACCTCAGTCAGCCCCAAGCTGATCAACGCAATGCTAACAAGCCCAAACTTGGTGAGAACATGAGCCAGTTTCTTGTAAGAACATTAAAGATGACATAAATTTACAGTGAAATCCTGATATTCTTTGAGCATTTGTGTGATGCAGCATGTATCACTACAAGACTTAAGCTCTAATACACACTAATGGGTCCTAACGTCATTTCCTTTACATTTAGAAaactacattttatatttttcaataacTCATAAttgttactgagtaataagcttTAAGATGGCCCCTTTCAGTAACTGGACTATAATGTGAACTGGGTAAGTTGTAAAAGTTTGTGATAAATGTTTAGATCCACTAACAAACCAAATAAGTTTACTTATTTGTATAAGTACTTGTGATAAGGTAAGTCACCCATACCTATCACCAGCCTTCTAAAGGCTCAGTGCAGAGACAATTTTAACAAAGACATTCAAATATAGACTGGGTGCTTACCTGTATCCTTTGGGAATGGCAGCGCGCGGGTCACCCAGCTTTTATATCCTTCAGTGGACTGGGAGAAATCGCTGGTTCAGGGGGATCCAGTTTAtctgaggagaaagaaaaacgtGTCTCTTCAgtatataaataacaaataatatttaCCTGTGATGTTAAGGAACAAAGTATGTTTTAAACAAACCGGttgtttatgtatgtaatgttgtgtgtatgtttgttgtgtttttgaatCCACCCTGGATCATGGGGATGCCCAGGTGGTTTAGTCCACATTAGTTATGGGgtataaaaaggttttttttaacattttggagaagaGGAAGGCTGAACAGAGATATGGACGTCTATGTCGTGTTGACCGAACGGCAACAAGCTCGAAGGACTGTTATGGATTGAGGTCGAGAGAACCTTAAGGTCTAAATCCTGGTGGCTACCTTGCCACTTTAAAATTCGGCCATCTCCATGCTAAAGTGAGATTgtctgtttatatatgttttttgttgttgttttccatACATGTTATACAGTACGTaccaataaaaacaagaaaaaaaggggTCGAACTCTTACCTCTTTGTGGATATGCTTTTTTGGGTGAACAGCTGCTATTTTACAAGGTACCTCCAGACTACCCGGTCCACGGTACCacataactgaataataagttttaAAATTGTTGGTtgttggactattttcagtccagcagtgatactgaggagtttaaaaactccagcagcactgctgtgtctgtttcaTTCGTACCAGTGTAACTAAGAAACTCTAAGAAACACAAATGTAATACAGAtaaaaaagtttagaatcactttCCAGACAGAACTGATTTAAAGAGAAACaattcatataaaatataacatcacactTTTGTTATCACCAGCACTAACGGCAACTCCTAAGTGTTAAGGggataaaaccaaaaaaaaaaaaggaataatagttttttaaagtttttaaaaaatttaaccTTTGAAAGGTTAAATATGGCATCTATCTAAAGAGCATATAATAGTTTTTATGCTTAAACAGTTCAGCAGTACTGCAGGGTATAGTGTTGAGAGTTGTTTGTTCAGTATGTGAACGGCACGGTATATGTAATGATACATGGCCATGTCTGGTATCCCCCTCTGTTCATAGCATCTGAGTCCGTCTATGTGGTATCACTGCAGGCACAGAAAAGCCTACGGAAGAGTACACCAACTAACAAGGCTGTCATGACCAAAAGCCCTCCTCCAGGTTTGGAGTATCTTCATACCTTGAAACACTATTCATTTAATCTCTTTTCTCCTGCCCAAAAGTGGCATGTTAAGAGTTAAAATCATCATCTATTAGATGCACAGTCCAGTTTTACCATGAGATGATTTCAGCATTgtgatgcttttgggaaaccatGTAAAGGGTCTCTGTCATGAATCCTGTTTATCAGAGCCAGAGGAAGTGGACGAGGCAAAGgacgtcacagtgagagttctGTCCCCCCAGTCTGTCCTCATCACATGGGTTGATCCTCTTGTGGAGAAACAGAAGAGCATCCCTGAAGGCACTAGGTAAGAAATACTTTGTCAAAAGTTTCCTATAACAAATTTTAAAGGTAGATGAAGCTGCACCTATTACTTGTCTTCAGGGTCCGCACATAATTTTGAAAGTAGATCAAACTATATTGTGTCTTTTAGATTGTTATTCCTCACAGATTCTTTGTACTTTGTTTTGATCAGTTTGGGTAATGAGTGTATGTGATGGCATAACTTTGTTAGATTATGTAATAAGAAAGATGAAAATTATTAGAGGTATAGTTTTGGCActaaatgtcatatttatttaGGCATTACACAgtgaaatacagagagaaaggagaatcTGCTCGGTGGGAGTATAAGGAGACAACCCAGAGGCGAATCATCATTGAATCACTCACTGCAGATGGAATGTATGAGTTCTCTATTCGAATCTCCCAGAGAAACCAGCAAGGAAAGTGGAGCGCATCTGTATTCCAGAGGACTCCTGAATCAGGTATCTTTCAAACAGGGATCATGATGATTATGCCAAAGCACTTTGCGCTACATTTGTATAGTTGAAGTATGTGCTATTAGTTGGTGTTATTTCTGGGAAATATTTCTGGGAACAGAAAATGCATTGGTAAATAATTAATAGTTACATTTCAGAGGTGTATGGAAGCAAGTTTAGTATACTCGTTACATGTACAAGTAAaattttgaagattttttttcatagcaatttagatttttttttattgtaatactGGTGTTAAGCAGTAATCAGggcaaataaacattttccagGATATTTGTAATGCTCTGATTAAGACTTAACAAGCCAATAGATTGTAATTAAACATCATTGGTAATTAGCCATCCTGTTCTTCCAAACTTCAAAATGCACAGTTGAGTTAAGTCTAATATAatttatactttatactttattattatgatatcTACACTAGTATTCCAGtagtccaaaagtattcactcacccaaccaaatcattgaattcaggtgttccaatcacttccatggccacaggtgtataaaactaagcacctaggcatgcagactgcacaaatgtttgtgaaagaatgggtcgctctcaggagctcagtgaattccaatgTGGTACCGTGATATAATGCCacgtgtgcaacaagtccagtcgtgaaatttcctcgctactaaatattccacagtcaactgtcagtggtattataacaaagtggaagcgactgggaatgacagcaactcagccaggaagtggtcggccacggaAAATgacagcggatgctgaggcgcatagtgcgcagaggtcgccaactttctacagagtaaatcactacagacctccaaacttcatgcggccttcagatcagctcaagaacagaatagagagcttcatggagtgggtttcagtggctgagcagctgcatacaagccttacatcaccaagcacaatgcaaagcatggagtGCAGAGGTGTAaacaccgccactggactctagagcggtggagatgtgttctctggagtgagtaatcatgcttctccttctggcaatctgatggacgagtctgggttggcggttgccaggagaacggtacttctctgactgcattgtgccaagtgtaaagtttggtggaggggggattatgatgtggtgttatttttcaggagttgggctcagccccttagttctagtgaaaggaactcttaatgcttcagtggaccaagaggttttggacaatttcatgctcccaactttgtgggaacagtttggggacggccccttcctgttccaacatgactgtgcaccagtgcacaaagtgaggtccataaagacatggatgtaTTTATGGCAgcgataagataagatagactttcattatcccactgggggaaatttgcaaaatacacagtaagcagataaagagcaataagtagacaaagatgtgcatcatagaaaatacaaaatataagatatactatagaaataaataaataaacaaggcatctgttagcagaaaaatataaaaaatgaaatagaattaagaaacagcacaaatttacagtttgaacatgcagttgtatggatattgcacatttctgagcaggtaatgactggatattgcacagaaattgtagatattgcacagtaataattacagatattgcacagaacctgtgtatgtattgcacttgtaccattctatcagcagcagatattgcacattaattatAGGTAGGATACGATATAGGtctaggatgaattagagtggagactgcgagccaggcttTCTCGTCCAACggcagtgcctgacctcacaaatgtgcttctggaagaatggtcaacaattcccataaacacactcctgaaccttgaggaaagccttctcagaagagttgaagctgataTTAAACCTATTTCTGTCTAACAATGTAGTAATTGGCAACCAGTTAATTAGCAGTTATTAATTTACTTGATCAGTCTTACTGCTTAATAGAGTAGTTATAGTAGCCAGTTAATCACCAGCTACTGGCTTGTTAAGGCTTAATAAGCTTATAAAGTATAGTATAAAGGCATTATTATACTTCTACTTCcatttgtaaatatatttttctgagGAAAGGAAATTATTCAGTTGCATTTTAGCCATTCACAAATTAGTATTTTTGCTTTGGTTTCCTTGTTTCATTGGCAACAGtatctgtactgctttgtgacTGGTGACATCTCATGCTTTTcacatttagcattttattcTAGATtgaaagaatttaaaaaaaatggaagaatACAGCCTAACAAACTTTAGTTCTTATGCTGATAAATGCTAGACATATTAATAGCTTCTCAAAGTCGTTCTTTGAGTTGCTTTGTACGTATGTAGCTTTTAAGAGCTAATATTGTTGTATTTCTATTAAAGTAATTATTTCACTAAATGACTGATTCTTTTGCTTGAGTTAGGTTGAGGCTTCTCCACCCTTTATATAAGATGCTTTCAATAGACATTAGTCTTTGAAATGTATTGAATTGTGCCTTGATAGAATCACTCAGTTTACACTTTGATTCATAACTGCTAAATAACAAAGGAAATCATTGAAAGGTACATATTTTCAAGCCAAGTgtaacacatgcacacatacatacacatgcaccCTCACACGCATACTTAAGTAAGTCTTGCCTCAGAGTTTTGTAATTCATGCAGTATGTCATAACTGCCTCTATGTAACGGTTCATTGAGGTGTCACCGTTTACTGCTTGCTTGCCTATTTGGAAGGCTAACGAtgacttcatttttcattttcctggAAAACCTATAGCTGCGCTTGGTTTCCATCTGCAAATCTTCTAGTAGGAGAAACATTAAACGTCTAGAGCACAAGCTCTCTAGTGCTGTTGCATGTACCTCCTtctgtttgaaaatgtatgttgtCAGTCTTGACATTTCTCCCTACAATGTCTGTAACTTTTCAGTTCCCTCTGGACCTCCTGAGAACTTCGAGGTGAAACCACTTAGAGGAAAAGGCACTGCTGTCACAGCAAAATGGGATGCACCTGAAGAACCCAATGGTAAAATAAGAGGTGAGACCCCCTGTATTCTtctgtaaataattttttattgttaacaATGGTCTCATCTATGGTCACAAGCTtcgggtagtgaccgaaagaacaagatcgcggatacaagcggccgaaatgagctttctccacaggatcaccgggctctcccttagagaagATCGGcaattcgggagaggctcggagtagagccgctgctcctccacgttgagagaagccagttgaggtggttcgggcatctggtaagaaTGGCCTctggtggcgggggagagggaggcctgggcctctttgcttaggctgctgcccacacgacccggactcggataagcggttgaggatggatggatgttaacAATGGTGTGACATTGTGTCACTACCTGGTAAAATCTGTAAAGACTATAGGTAACTGCCTTTTGAAGAAATCGATCCAGGAAACTGCACTTTTGAAATGAATTAATGTCTcaaaaaaattaacatccaCCGACatatagaataaaatatatataaattacattttctgcttcaacACACTAGACACCTTGTATTAGTCAAAATACCTCTGGCAAGTACTTCATATTCTACTTTCCAGTCTGTTTTGTTGTCCTTGGCACTGCATTTTGTGGTCTAGGCCTGAATGTGGAAATTGTATTGCAATAGGTTCTGTCCAAATTTAATTGACCAGACATACTGATCTTCTGTTTTCTTCCAGAATATATTCTCTCCTATGCTCCAGCCATGAGACCCTTTGGAGCAAAGTCAATCACATACCGTGGCACTACCACCTCTGTAACCATTGATGGACTGATTCCAGGCGATCGCTATATCTTTAAAATTCGGGCAGTCAACAGGAAAGGACAAGGACCACAGTCTAAGGCCTTCAGTGTTGCAATGCCTGGCAGTAAGTGCTGAGGGTAATACCTCAAATTCTTTTGCTGATCAACAGAATGAAGAGACAAATTGACTACTGCATAGTTCTGCAACTGGTACTTGATGAGTATTAGAAAACTTGCTCAACTTATGTCTGTGACAAAATATTTAACCAAGGGAACTATAAAGACTGAAAAGGAGATTCTGTTAAATGAAGATtcttagattttatttttgtttgaaagATAGTTTTATATCTGCCTGCTGTCTTGTTGTATTTATTGATGTATTTTCAGCAATACAATTAATTTATCTTTGAATTTTTAACAATCTCCTGACTGTCGCTGTTCATAAAAAGTGACAGAAGCCAAACAATAAAAGTGTGAAAGCATGGACAATTGTAATGTACAGATGTAATGCCACCTTGACTGTATATCATTTAAATTTAACTGCATAGATTTGCTGTTATACTGAGTGTTATTAATAAATCCAACAGAAATAgttaatgcaagttaaaacttttgTACTATCTTTGTTGCCAGCCAGCAGTACGCCTTCAAGACCTTCTACACCCTCCAAGAGCCCTACCAGTACACCACACGATGACGTGAAGCATGATGTAGAAGAAATGGAAGAACCTGATGCCCACACCACTACTGCTCCACTTTCAACCAAGAAAGCTCGACCACTGTCTCAGACACGGTCTTATCATAGCATTTTCTCTGCTGTAAGGAATCCTGTCAGAAATTCAGGTTCTGGCTCAAGGATAACCTCAGATGTATCCCCACCCAGAAGCAGAAATAAAGAACTGGATCAGGAAGAAACACCAACAGACACTCCCAAAGAAGATAATGCAAATGAAGCTGTTGAGGATACACAACCAGAAATTACTAACAATGTCCCTTCAAAAACTGAACAGGAAGGACCCAAAAAAGTTTCACCTGAAGCCCAGGAAACAAGCTCAGTTCTCAAAAGTTTGTTACCCAACACACAGACTTTACCTCCAAAATCTTCCTCACCTGACTCCCTACCTAAAACATCAGAGGGCCATCGCTATTCCCGCATAAGACAACCGAGTTCCCGTACTTCTGGGTCACGGTTAAGCACTCAAAGTGGAGTCAACCAAGAGTCTGCAGCCACAAGGAAAGACTACACAGCCAGTTCTTATCCAAAGGGAAAGGATTTGTACAACAAGATTGGCATTTCAGACACAAAATCATCCACCCCATCTCCTCAGGAAACCAGTCGTGAAACAGACAGAGGGTCATCATCATCAGCGTCTACCTCTGAtgtttcttcttcatcatcatcagcctcattaccatcatcaacatctgGGACAACGAATCATGGCAGTGGTACAGTATCTGGGTCTGTTCATCCTACTAGCAGAAGGGTCGGAATCTCAACTAGGGTTCACAGACTGAAGCCTGCTACTTCATCACAATCAACAGCTGCAACAGGATCCAGAACGTCTGACAAGAGTGATAGCCAGTCTACAAGCATTCAGGATACAAAAGATGCCAAAGAAAGTTATCAACTTAAACAAAAAGATGTGGAGTCTAAAAATAATGAATCACCACCTTCATCTCATCAACCCACCACTACAAATTCCTTCTCACCCAAAGAGGAGAGTCCGCAGGAAAAGGAGACCACTCATGAGGACAAAAGTGATGGCAGTCATGCAAACACACCTCACCTTCCTTCTAGAGCAAAACCTTCTCTCATAGGACAAGGTTCTTCTCCGGCAAATGGAAATTCCAGAATAATAGGTAGACGAAGACAAGATGGTAGGATCCCATTGAGCAGAACTGCCTCTTCTGTAGGTGCAGGGAGGCCAATTATAAGAGGAACCACTGCAGCACCCACAACCTCACCCTCTAATGGTCACATACACAGTGACAGTTCAAAGACTAGCAATGATCATGAAGATGATTACATTTATGAGGGCAGCAAGGAAGTTCACAATAAAGATGTTGTCCCAACTGCACCTCCTAAAATTTCTGTGTCAGACCCTCTACAAACCTCTAAGGATGGTTCTCAGTCTGTCCCTACTGTTCTCCGCAGACCTGTTTTGGGTTCAAATGAAAGGTTTCGTTCTCCTGTCATAGCAAGTCGTCTAAACGGGTCACGGTTCCCTGGTAGGTTGCAACCTGTACAACATGCACGGTTGGGCTCCCCTGCTAAACAAAACAACTCTTCTTCACCCATTTCAACTTCTTCATCCTCTTCTGCCTCCCAGACCATGCAACAGCCAACCCTTTCTTCACACCGAGGCACAGGtattagcagtaatgctaatggTAGGCTAAATGTGGGATCAGACTCACGCTTACCCCGGAGGCAATCTCCTGCTATTGAAAGCTCAAGTGGCAACACAGCAGCTGATTCCAAGACCTTGTCAGCTTCATCCCATAATCCAGTGGTGGGATCAAGACTGCCCTACCCGAGCAGATTGGATGCCATTTCAAGAAGGAAAACCCCAGTCAGTGGTTATAAACCTAGTTATGGGCAAGGTAAACATAATGTTTTCCACAAACGACTGCAAGTTTGGAGAGCCTTACATGACATTCTTTGGTGTTTATGAATCAAACTATGAAGATCCAATATCTCATATTTTCTTTCCTCTGCATATATATAGGAAAAAATGGACGACCAAATCTTACAGCcacaaatggcaaaaaatcATCTACACCAGATGAAAATGCAAAAGCAAATGGAGTCAAACATATCACAGGCCCTGATGGAACCAGATGGGTGTGTTTATTTAGCTGAGTGATAAATTAAGAAGCTTGCTCTGTCAAACAGCATCCTTACCGAGATCAAAACATGCTGTTGAGAAATATCTGTATAATGTTGTATATGTTCCTGCCATGTGTATTGTTTAATCTTTCTCATGTATTTACAGTGAATGTACCCTCCCTTAGGTTGTAGATCTGAATAAAGGGGTCTTAATGAATGAAGATGGGAAGGTTTTGCAGGATGCTAGAGGCCGACCCAGGAAAGTAGTCCTCGGAGAAGATGGAAAAACTATTTTTGGTGTGATTCCttattcattttcttgttttcacaACTTGgtattgaaaatgtgttcattGTCTCGAAGTGAATCAAAGTGAATGGACTCACTTTTATGCCATTATCCAATAGATGAGCAGGGCTCCCCATTAGTAAACCAGGAGGGTGTGGCTTTGTTTGGTCATGGGAGAGACAGTCGGCCTGTGGTTAACCCCAAAGAGAAGTACCTCACTGTGGGAGGGAAACCAGTGGTGGGCCTGGATCGTCCAAAACCCAGTACGACAACTACAACCACAACAGccacaactacaactacaactgcAGCCACCACCACAACCACTCCTGAACCTACCACAACCGAGATGACAACTCTAGAGCCCACAACCACAGAAGCCTTTCCTACCTGTCCCCCTGGAACATTTTCAAGGATGGATAAGAATGGCTTCCCTAGCATGGATAAGGATGGGATACTGGACTGCTACCCAGATGGTGAGTACAAAAGGACATTTATCCCACACATGGAGCTTTTTATAGTAtgaaaaataaagtacaaattCAAAAAACTCTACAAAATAAGGTCTTTCAATGACAAAACAGTTAGAGGTTTCGGACTTTCACTTGCATTTGAACAAGGGTAAATTAGTGGTACTAATAATATCAAGGGTTAAGATTATATTCAATTGGTCCTGGCTTTCCCTTAATAACACATACTTTACTGTTGTTTAACATGATTTATCATTTGAATCTAGTTAATTTCCACAATTTCAGAACCTCTGTAATTTAGGAAGGCTAATCCATATATGAATTTGCAAACTAAACTTCTCCCTGTCGTTCCTGAGTAGTAGATGTATTCAAGAAAGTCTCTAATCAACCCAACTCCCCATTAACATATTTATAGTAGATGTGGCAGAAGAAAAACTTTGGTGTGGTGGGTAAACCAAGTGATGATCCTAGGGCAAccaaacactgaaacaaaatcTGTACAAAATATGAGCTTTTAACAAGTTAGTGATATTTTGTCATAAGTATATGTGTCCCTAGTGGGGTTAtaaagtatgtgtatgtgtacagtATACAGGACACTTGTCTATTATGTCTTCTGAAATCAACTATATTAATAGACAGTTTGTCCCCTTTTCTGCAGTAACTGTCTTTACACTTCTAGAAATGCTTACACTAAAAAGTGgcacattgctgtgaggatttgattgcattccaccacaggagcattagtgaggtcataTACTGATGTTGGCTGATTAAGTGTTTGGTGGTGCTCCAACACTCCAGAGAAtacagtttcactgctccacgGCCCAGTGCTGGGCTGTTGAGTGTGATGAATAAAGATCTATCAATAAAATAACCATCATTCTGCTTAAACTTAATTTACAGCAAAACTCAGCACACATTTAGCAGAGCTACTGATTTCTTGTAACAATGCAGTATCTCACACAACTTCTTTTATGCTCAGTATTCTCATTCAAGCATCTCTGAAGTAAAGCTGATTGCTCTGCTGAGTTTCTACAAAATGAAGCAATTATGCTGTGCACATTGTGGAGTGTTATGAGCTATGGAGTTATGCTTGCCTTAGTATGGTGATAAGTATGCTATGCATTTGAGAACATGCTCCAGTATCTCCTGCTTCACCTACAGAAGCTGGCTCAGGAATGGGACTAGACTCCGTGGTAACAATCACCATAGCACCTGAAGATACTTTTGCTATAGAGGAAGGTATTGGCTGAGTCTGGCTTTGACTGGCTATTGAGCTTTATTGAGTGTTTGttcactgtttgtgttttgtttctatTCCCTTATGTGCTGTCTGTACATCGACTTCAGGCCATTC
This genomic interval from Pygocentrus nattereri isolate fPygNat1 chromosome 4, fPygNat1.pri, whole genome shotgun sequence contains the following:
- the fndc1 gene encoding fibronectin type III domain-containing protein 1 isoform X2; this encodes MSPAAARALLALLLALCALSPSLTAFKPLRPRNVKLTSVHKGLKVTWEPPSELDGRPVDRYSIGYGKSMKSLRFITVDKNRRSEVLEDVEPGVLHFLKISAENEEGLSKPVYRAETPGGGEWVKLDGFAVDSSNGSSAGRSLSEIASQTNPQSSVKRSALQQRPPQSSSGHEGPHRGGYLPIRPQNKHRVDLSQPQADQRNANKPKLASESVYVVSLQAQKSLRKSTPTNKAVMTKSPPPEPEEVDEAKDVTVRVLSPQSVLITWVDPLVEKQKSIPEGTRHYTVKYREKGESARWEYKETTQRRIIIESLTADGMYEFSIRISQRNQQGKWSASVFQRTPESVPSGPPENFEVKPLRGKGTAVTAKWDAPEEPNGKIREYILSYAPAMRPFGAKSITYRGTTTSVTIDGLIPGDRYIFKIRAVNRKGQGPQSKAFSVAMPGTSSTPSRPSTPSKSPTSTPHDDVKHDVEEMEEPDAHTTTAPLSTKKARPLSQTRSYHSIFSAVRNPVRNSGSGSRITSDVSPPRSRNKELDQEETPTDTPKEDNANEAVEDTQPEITNNVPSKTEQEGPKKVSPEAQETSSVLKSLLPNTQTLPPKSSSPDSLPKTSEGHRYSRIRQPSSRTSGSRLSTQSGVNQESAATRKDYTASSYPKGKDLYNKIGISDTKSSTPSPQETSRETDRGSSSSASTSDVSSSSSSASLPSSTSGTTNHGSGTVSGSVHPTSRRVGISTRVHRLKPATSSQSTAATGSRTSDKSDSQSTSIQDTKDAKESYQLKQKDVESKNNESPPSSHQPTTTNSFSPKEESPQEKETTHEDKSDGSHANTPHLPSRAKPSLIGQGSSPANGNSRIIGRRRQDGRIPLSRTASSVGAGRPIIRGTTAAPTTSPSNGHIHSDSSKTSNDHEDDYIYEGSKEVHNKDVVPTAPPKISVSDPLQTSKDGSQSVPTVLRRPVLGSNERFRSPVIASRLNGSRFPGRLQPVQHARLGSPAKQNNSSSPISTSSSSSASQTMQQPTLSSHRGTGISSNANGRLNVGSDSRLPRRQSPAIESSSGNTAADSKTLSASSHNPVVGSRLPYPSRLDAISRRKTPVSGYKPSYGQGKNGRPNLTATNGKKSSTPDENAKANGVKHITGPDGTRWVVDLNKGVLMNEDGKVLQDARGRPRKVVLGEDGKTIFDEQGSPLVNQEGVALFGHGRDSRPVVNPKEKYLTVGGKPVVGLDRPKPSTTTTTTTATTTTTTAATTTTTPEPTTTEMTTLEPTTTEAFPTCPPGTFSRMDKNGFPSMDKDGILDCYPDDEFWIETTMFPTTTEQPTTTQLTTTIQLPTTTHPDIFENPRPLNNTPSSEFDVSGKKRFTAPYVNYIRKDPGAPCSLTEALEYLQVDVLANLIEKDSLVASQQQPPKHKPHNITVVAMEGCHSFVILDWARPLKDDMVSGYMVHTASYDDVLNNRWSSLLSSGTHLPVENLKPNSRYYFRVQAKNVFGLGPISETLTYVTESDDPLLIERPPGGEPIWIPYTFRYNPAHSSCKGSQFVKRTWYRKFVGVVLCNSLRYKIFMGDGLKDSFYSIGDTFGNGEDHCQFVDSYLEGRTGPHSLSLYLPAAKGYYRSYRQEPVNFGPIGKRTPHPFVGWYECGVPIPGKW